Proteins found in one Kineosporia sp. NBRC 101731 genomic segment:
- the leuC gene encoding 3-isopropylmalate dehydratase large subunit gives MGRTLAEKVWDAHVVRAGENGEPDLLYIDLHLLHEVTSPQAFDGLRLAGRPIRRLDLTIATEDHNTPTVNIDQPIADPVSRTQIETLRKNCAEFGVRLHSLGDIDQGIVHVVGPQLGLTQPGMTVVCGDSHTSTHGAFGALAFGIGTSEVEHVMATQTLPLKPFKTMAINVDGDLPAGTSAKDIILAVIAKIGTGGGQGYVLEYRGSAIRALSMEARMTICNMSIEAGARAGMIAPDDITFEYVKGRRHAAEGEDWDAAVEYWRTLRTDDDATFDTEVHLSAPDLEPFVTWGTNPGQGSPLSAAVPDPASIADPDARQAAERALTYMDLTAGTPLREIAVDTVFIGSCTNGRIEDLRTAAAVVNGRQKADSVRVLVVPGSARVRLQAESEGLDKVFTAFGAEWRQAGCSMCLGMNPDQLAPGERSASTSNRNFEGRQGKGGRTHLVSPAVAAATAVRGTLSSPSDLEPATGQGGPGLEVSSQQGASTGR, from the coding sequence GTGGGCCGCACTCTGGCGGAGAAGGTATGGGATGCGCACGTGGTGCGCGCCGGCGAGAACGGCGAACCCGACCTGCTCTACATCGATCTCCACCTGCTGCACGAGGTCACCAGCCCGCAGGCGTTCGACGGTCTGCGTCTGGCCGGGCGACCGATCCGCCGCCTCGACCTCACCATCGCCACCGAGGATCACAACACCCCGACGGTCAACATCGACCAGCCGATCGCCGACCCCGTCAGTCGCACGCAGATCGAGACGCTGCGGAAGAACTGCGCCGAGTTCGGTGTCCGGCTGCACTCGCTGGGTGACATCGACCAGGGCATCGTGCACGTGGTCGGCCCGCAGCTGGGGCTCACCCAGCCGGGTATGACCGTGGTCTGCGGAGATTCACACACCTCCACCCACGGCGCCTTCGGGGCCCTGGCTTTCGGTATCGGCACCAGCGAGGTGGAGCACGTCATGGCCACCCAGACGCTGCCGCTGAAGCCGTTCAAGACGATGGCGATCAATGTGGACGGCGATCTGCCCGCCGGAACCAGTGCCAAGGACATCATTCTCGCGGTGATCGCGAAGATCGGTACCGGCGGTGGCCAGGGCTACGTGCTGGAGTACCGGGGATCGGCCATCCGGGCGCTGTCGATGGAAGCCCGGATGACGATCTGCAACATGTCGATCGAGGCCGGCGCCCGGGCGGGCATGATCGCCCCCGACGACATCACGTTCGAGTACGTCAAGGGTCGCCGGCACGCGGCCGAGGGTGAGGACTGGGACGCCGCGGTCGAGTACTGGCGCACCCTGCGCACCGACGACGACGCCACGTTCGACACCGAGGTCCACCTCTCGGCACCCGACCTCGAACCGTTCGTCACGTGGGGTACGAATCCCGGTCAGGGCTCTCCGCTCTCGGCCGCGGTCCCGGACCCGGCGAGCATCGCCGACCCGGACGCCCGCCAGGCCGCCGAGCGTGCGCTCACCTACATGGACCTCACCGCGGGCACTCCGCTGCGTGAGATCGCCGTCGACACCGTGTTCATCGGCTCCTGCACCAACGGTCGCATCGAGGACCTGCGCACCGCTGCCGCGGTCGTGAACGGGCGGCAGAAGGCGGACTCGGTGCGGGTTCTGGTCGTGCCCGGTTCGGCGCGCGTGCGGTTGCAGGCCGAGTCCGAGGGGCTGGACAAGGTGTTCACGGCGTTCGGCGCAGAATGGCGTCAGGCCGGGTGCTCGATGTGTCTGGGCATGAATCCCGACCAGCTGGCGCCCGGTGAGCGCAGTGCTTCCACCTCCAACCGGAACTTCGAGGGACGGCAGGGAAAGGGCGGCCGTACGCACCTGGTCTCGCCGGCCGTGGCCGCGGCCACCGCGGTGCGCGGAACACTCTCCTCACCGTCCGACCTGGAGCCCGCCACCGGTCAGGGCGGCCCCGGTCTCGAGGTCTCGTCGCAGCAGGGCGCTTCCACCGGTCGCTGA
- the leuD gene encoding 3-isopropylmalate dehydratase small subunit, producing MEKFSTHTGVGVPLRRSNVDTDQIIPAVYLKRVTRTGFEDGLFAAWRQDPTFVLNQEAYKDGSVLVAGPDFGTGSSREHAVWALNDYGFRVVLSSRFADIFRGNSGKAGLLAGIVEQADIEKLWTALESRPGTEVTVDLTARTAVCGDLTVPFEVDDYTRWRLLEGLDDIGLTLRHVDAVTAFESNRPHFLPTTLPAR from the coding sequence ATGGAGAAATTCAGCACCCACACCGGGGTCGGCGTCCCGTTGCGTCGCTCGAACGTCGACACCGACCAGATCATCCCGGCGGTGTACCTCAAGAGGGTGACGCGCACGGGATTCGAGGACGGGCTGTTCGCCGCCTGGCGTCAGGACCCCACGTTCGTCCTGAACCAGGAGGCCTACAAGGACGGTTCGGTGCTCGTCGCGGGCCCCGACTTCGGCACCGGCTCGTCCCGCGAGCACGCCGTCTGGGCCCTCAACGATTACGGCTTCCGGGTAGTTCTCTCGTCCCGCTTCGCCGACATCTTCCGGGGGAACTCGGGAAAGGCGGGACTGCTCGCGGGGATCGTCGAGCAGGCCGATATCGAGAAGCTCTGGACGGCGCTGGAAAGCCGCCCGGGCACTGAGGTGACGGTCGATCTGACGGCCCGCACCGCCGTCTGCGGCGACCTGACGGTGCCGTTCGAGGTCGACGACTACACCCGCTGGCGGCTCCTGGAGGGTCTGGACGACATCGGGCTGACCCTCCGGCACGTCGATGCGGTGACTGCTTTCGAGTCGAATCGGCCACACTTTCTGCCGACCACTCTTCCGGCCCGCTGA
- a CDS encoding HU family DNA-binding protein yields the protein MNKADIVEILQERLGGRQSAADALDAVIDTITRAVVRGEKVTISGFGSFEKAVRNARTGRNPRTGEKVRIKKTSVPRFRAGTSFKAYVAEPRTLPKPVAGSTRAATTRGVAAAAKAAAPTRATKTTAAKKTTATKAAPAKTTAAKTTAAKTTVAKTTAAKKTTATKAAPAKTTVAAKKTATKAPVAKKAPATKAAPAKTTAAKTTAAKTTTARKTAAKKTATTASRSTAAAKTPAPTAAKRTTTRRRSTTA from the coding sequence GTGAACAAGGCAGATATCGTTGAGATTCTCCAGGAGCGTCTCGGGGGCCGTCAGTCCGCCGCCGACGCCCTGGACGCCGTGATCGACACCATCACCCGCGCCGTCGTCCGTGGCGAGAAGGTGACCATCAGCGGTTTCGGCTCCTTCGAGAAGGCCGTCCGCAACGCTCGTACCGGTCGTAACCCGCGCACCGGCGAGAAGGTCCGCATCAAGAAGACGTCGGTCCCGCGTTTCCGCGCCGGCACGTCGTTCAAGGCGTACGTCGCCGAGCCGCGCACCCTGCCGAAGCCGGTTGCCGGTTCGACCCGCGCCGCCACCACGCGTGGTGTGGCCGCTGCCGCCAAGGCCGCCGCCCCCACCCGCGCCACGAAGACCACGGCCGCGAAGAAGACCACGGCCACCAAGGCCGCTCCGGCGAAGACCACCGCCGCGAAGACCACCGCCGCCAAGACGACGGTCGCCAAGACCACGGCCGCGAAGAAGACCACGGCCACCAAGGCCGCTCCGGCGAAGACCACCGTGGCCGCGAAGAAGACCGCGACCAAGGCTCCCGTCGCCAAGAAGGCTCCGGCCACGAAGGCTGCTCCGGCCAAGACCACGGCGGCGAAGACCACCGCGGCCAAGACCACCACGGCCCGCAAGACCGCCGCGAAGAAGACCGCCACCACGGCTTCCCGCAGCACCGCGGCCGCGAAGACCCCCGCCCCGACCGCCGCGAAGCGCACCACCACGCGTCGTCGCAGCACCACCGCCTGA
- the murA gene encoding UDP-N-acetylglucosamine 1-carboxyvinyltransferase, with protein MNDVLTVHGGTPLVGSIQVRGAKNLVSKAMVAALLGDEPSVLRNVPQIRDVGVVSGLLELHGVHVEEIPGPEGELRLDPSNVIQAHVADIDAHAGSSRIPILFCGPLLHRLGEAFIPDLGGCRIGDRPINYHMDVLRQFGAVVEKEPNGIAIRAPRRLQGTKLKLEYPSVGTTEQVLLTSVLAEGVTELTNAAIEPEIMDLIAVLQKMGAIISVDTDRAIRIEGVDRLGGFTHRAMPDRIEAASWASAALATKGDITVLGARQQEMMTFLNVFRKVGGLLDIGDDGIRFSHPGGELNSLVLETDVHPGFATDWQQPLVVALTQASGLSIVHETVYENRLGFTHALSQMGAQIQLYRECLGGRPCRFGRRNFMHSAVISGPAKLHGADITVPDLRGGFSHLIAALAAEGTSRVRGIGLIDRGYEHFEQKLQMLGANYER; from the coding sequence ATGAACGACGTACTCACCGTGCACGGCGGCACCCCGCTGGTCGGCAGCATCCAGGTCAGGGGCGCCAAGAACCTGGTTTCCAAGGCCATGGTGGCCGCACTCCTCGGTGACGAGCCGAGCGTGCTGCGTAACGTTCCGCAGATCCGCGACGTGGGAGTCGTCAGCGGGCTGCTGGAACTCCACGGAGTTCATGTCGAGGAGATTCCCGGCCCTGAGGGCGAACTCCGTCTCGACCCGAGCAATGTCATTCAGGCGCACGTCGCCGACATCGACGCTCACGCGGGGTCCAGCCGTATCCCCATTCTTTTCTGCGGTCCTCTGCTTCACCGGCTGGGAGAGGCATTCATTCCCGATCTCGGTGGGTGCCGGATCGGTGACCGTCCGATCAATTACCACATGGATGTGCTGCGGCAATTCGGTGCGGTGGTCGAGAAGGAGCCGAACGGAATCGCCATCCGCGCACCGCGGCGGCTGCAGGGCACGAAACTCAAGCTGGAGTACCCCAGCGTCGGCACCACCGAGCAGGTGCTGCTGACGAGCGTGCTCGCCGAGGGCGTCACCGAGCTCACCAACGCGGCCATCGAGCCCGAGATCATGGACCTGATCGCGGTGCTGCAGAAGATGGGCGCCATCATCAGCGTCGACACCGACCGGGCGATCCGGATCGAAGGCGTCGACCGGCTCGGCGGTTTCACCCACCGGGCGATGCCCGACCGGATCGAGGCCGCGTCCTGGGCCAGCGCGGCGCTGGCGACCAAGGGCGACATCACCGTGCTGGGTGCCCGTCAGCAGGAGATGATGACCTTCCTGAACGTGTTCCGGAAGGTCGGAGGCCTCCTCGACATCGGCGACGACGGCATCCGGTTCAGCCACCCCGGCGGGGAGCTCAACTCACTGGTGCTCGAGACCGACGTGCACCCGGGCTTCGCGACCGACTGGCAGCAGCCGCTGGTCGTGGCCCTGACTCAGGCCAGCGGCCTGAGCATCGTGCACGAGACGGTCTACGAGAACCGGCTGGGCTTCACCCACGCGCTCAGCCAGATGGGCGCCCAGATCCAGCTCTACCGTGAGTGCCTGGGGGGCCGGCCGTGCCGTTTCGGCCGCCGTAACTTCATGCACTCGGCGGTCATCTCGGGCCCGGCCAAGCTGCACGGCGCCGACATCACGGTGCCTGACCTGCGCGGCGGGTTCAGCCACCTGATCGCGGCGCTGGCCGCGGAGGGCACCTCACGGGTGCGCGGGATCGGCCTGATCGACCGTGGTTACGAGCACTTCGAGCAGAAGCTGCAGATGCTCGGGGCCAACTACGAGCGCTGA
- the cofC gene encoding 2-phospho-L-lactate guanylyltransferase has product MIEDDARTTRPGVTGVSGGSHRVWTMVLPFKGGPNAKSRLAAPPGLASAIALDCLDAVVAAQRVARVVVVTADSSLTQSASAAGATVRNESRPGAGLLAAITDGLDGLQGPCAVLLGDLPALRPPDLDQALQRAWEALTTKDDRPGMVFVPDADGIGTVLLAAADPSTLRPSFGPESARRHTESGARRLDLDLPALRRDVDTQADLAVARQIGLGRRTRAALDPN; this is encoded by the coding sequence ATGATTGAGGACGACGCCCGCACCACGCGTCCTGGGGTCACCGGGGTTTCGGGAGGGTCCCACCGGGTCTGGACCATGGTCCTGCCGTTCAAGGGCGGCCCGAACGCCAAGTCGCGACTGGCCGCACCACCCGGTCTGGCCAGTGCGATCGCCCTGGACTGTCTGGACGCGGTCGTGGCCGCGCAGCGGGTGGCACGGGTCGTCGTGGTCACCGCGGATTCCTCTCTGACACAGTCTGCCTCGGCCGCGGGCGCGACCGTTCGGAACGAGTCCCGGCCCGGGGCCGGACTCCTCGCGGCCATCACCGATGGCCTGGACGGGCTCCAGGGGCCCTGTGCAGTCCTGCTGGGTGACCTCCCGGCCCTGAGGCCGCCCGACCTCGACCAGGCGCTCCAGCGGGCTTGGGAGGCGCTGACAACGAAGGACGATCGCCCCGGCATGGTCTTCGTCCCGGACGCGGACGGCATCGGCACCGTCCTCCTGGCCGCCGCCGACCCGTCGACCCTGCGTCCCTCGTTCGGTCCGGAGTCGGCCCGCCGGCACACCGAGTCCGGCGCCCGGCGGCTGGATCTGGACCTCCCGGCCCTGCGCCGCGACGTGGACACCCAGGCCGACCTGGCGGTGGCCCGGCAGATCGGCCTCGGCCGGCGGACGAGAGCGGCGCTGGACCCGAACTGA
- a CDS encoding lysophospholipid acyltransferase family protein: MSRRRIGGWYRLAVIVLKPALLLTTKRNWRGAENLPATGGVITVTNHISYVDPFTFGHFVYERGRLPRFLAKESVFRLPLLGRLVRGAGQIPVYRDTNDAGAAYSAAVTAVRAGECVSFYPEGTLTRDPGQWPMRGRSGAVRVALETGAPLVPIAQWGAQEILPAYSKRFHLVPRQTVWVSAGPPVDLSRFAGQPVTVAVLEEATGQMMNELTALLEEIRGETAPAQRYDPRTSGNTWYGNPNPKQPKQQKRKRSGR; the protein is encoded by the coding sequence GTGAGTCGGCGGAGGATCGGCGGCTGGTACCGGCTGGCCGTGATCGTGCTGAAACCGGCCCTCCTGCTGACGACGAAGAGAAACTGGCGGGGTGCCGAGAATCTTCCGGCCACCGGCGGGGTGATCACGGTGACCAACCACATCTCCTACGTCGATCCGTTCACCTTCGGGCACTTCGTCTACGAGCGGGGCCGGCTGCCACGCTTCCTGGCGAAGGAGAGCGTGTTCCGGCTGCCGCTGCTCGGGCGGCTCGTGCGTGGTGCCGGGCAGATTCCGGTCTACCGCGATACGAACGACGCCGGCGCAGCCTACTCGGCGGCGGTGACAGCGGTCCGGGCCGGCGAGTGCGTCTCGTTCTACCCGGAGGGCACGCTGACGCGAGACCCGGGTCAGTGGCCGATGCGGGGCCGGAGCGGGGCGGTGAGGGTGGCCCTGGAGACGGGGGCGCCCCTGGTACCGATCGCGCAGTGGGGTGCCCAGGAGATCCTCCCGGCCTACTCCAAGCGCTTTCACCTGGTGCCCCGGCAGACCGTGTGGGTGAGCGCCGGGCCTCCCGTGGACCTGAGCCGTTTCGCCGGTCAGCCGGTCACCGTGGCCGTGCTGGAGGAGGCGACCGGGCAGATGATGAACGAGCTGACGGCGCTGCTGGAGGAGATCCGCGGCGAGACGGCGCCCGCACAGCGGTACGACCCGCGGACCAGCGGGAACACCTGGTACGGCAATCCCAACCCGAAACAACCGAAACAGCAGAAGCGGAAGAGGTCAGGACGATGA